In one window of Pirellulales bacterium DNA:
- a CDS encoding DUF1501 domain-containing protein, protein MKLSLNRRDLFQRVSGGIFGAALAYLAGEEAGGGRLMAADIEAPHADLKPRPPNFEPKARSVIHLFMNGGPSQMDLFDPKPALDQHHGEAYFNKIAGEVENPASAGALMRSPFKFARHGQCGMWVSDALPQLAGQVDDIALIRSMYTTNLTHEPAIYLIQNGKMSPGRPTLGSWVVYGLGSECQDLPAYVVLDDPLGLPINGVENWQAGFLPPVFQGTRFRSTGSPLLNLRPEVDRPAGVVETERVLRDRLDRMHLSERPGQPIIEARIASYELAARMQLAASDALDLARETPATLDMYGVGREPTDSYGRRCLFARRLVERGVRFVQLYINGQIWDNHTALADGLKTACQRTDQPIAALLRDLRQRGLLDGTLVVWGGEFGRLPIAQLPADKDERKAGRDHNKNAFCAWLAGAGIKGGTTYGATDELGLAAVEDRVSVPDWHATLLHLLGLDHERLYVLDNGLKERLTGVEQAHVVEGILA, encoded by the coding sequence ATGAAGCTGTCATTGAACCGCCGCGATCTTTTCCAGCGAGTTTCCGGAGGCATATTCGGCGCGGCGCTGGCCTATCTGGCCGGCGAAGAGGCGGGCGGCGGGCGGCTGATGGCCGCCGACATCGAGGCGCCGCACGCCGATCTCAAGCCCCGCCCGCCGAACTTCGAGCCGAAGGCCAGGTCGGTTATCCACCTGTTTATGAACGGCGGTCCAAGTCAGATGGACCTTTTCGATCCGAAACCGGCCCTCGACCAGCACCACGGCGAGGCCTATTTCAACAAGATCGCCGGCGAAGTCGAAAACCCCGCCAGCGCCGGCGCGCTGATGCGCAGCCCGTTCAAGTTCGCCCGGCACGGGCAGTGCGGCATGTGGGTCTCCGACGCCCTGCCACAGCTTGCCGGGCAAGTCGACGACATCGCGCTCATTCGCTCGATGTACACGACGAACCTCACGCACGAGCCGGCCATCTATCTGATTCAAAACGGCAAGATGTCGCCGGGCCGGCCGACGCTCGGCTCGTGGGTGGTCTACGGCCTGGGAAGTGAATGCCAGGACTTGCCGGCGTATGTGGTGCTCGACGATCCGCTCGGTCTGCCGATCAACGGCGTCGAAAACTGGCAGGCCGGGTTCTTGCCGCCGGTGTTTCAGGGGACGCGGTTCCGCTCGACCGGTTCGCCGCTGTTGAACCTGCGGCCCGAGGTCGATCGGCCGGCCGGCGTCGTCGAGACCGAGCGCGTGCTGCGCGACCGGCTCGACCGGATGCACCTGAGCGAGCGGCCCGGGCAGCCGATTATCGAGGCCCGTATCGCCAGTTACGAGCTGGCCGCGCGGATGCAGTTGGCCGCCAGCGACGCGCTCGACCTGGCGCGCGAAACGCCCGCCACGCTTGACATGTACGGCGTGGGCCGCGAGCCGACCGATTCCTACGGTCGCCGCTGCCTTTTTGCCCGGCGGCTGGTGGAGCGCGGCGTGCGTTTCGTGCAGCTCTACATCAACGGCCAGATCTGGGACAATCACACCGCGCTGGCCGACGGGCTGAAGACCGCCTGCCAGCGCACCGATCAGCCGATCGCGGCCCTGCTGCGCGACCTTCGCCAGCGCGGCTTGCTCGACGGCACGCTGGTGGTCTGGGGCGGCGAGTTTGGCCGCCTGCCGATCGCCCAACTGCCGGCCGACAAAGACGAACGCAAGGCCGGCCGCGATCACAACAAAAACGCCTTCTGCGCCTGGCTCGCCGGGGCGGGCATCAAAGGCGGCACGACCTACGGCGCCACCGACGAGCTGGGACTCGCGGCCGTCGAAGATCGCGTGAGCGTGCCCGACTGGCACGCCACCCTTCTCCATCTACTCGGCCTCGATCACGAACGACTGTATGTGCTCGACAACGGCCTGAAGGAGCGGCTGACCGGCGTCGAGCAGGCCCATGTTGTCGAGGGGATTCTGGCATGA